The following coding sequences lie in one Paenibacillus durus ATCC 35681 genomic window:
- a CDS encoding MFS transporter, whose translation MPLRNKAPRWYYGWTVVSIVFFVLLVSAGISSIPSVLMLQFEKEFGWSRSAVSGALSIRIFLYGLMGPFSAALMTRFGVRRIMLLTLGLLAGSLALTSFMTELWQFIALWGVVIGLATGALANVLGVTVAGRWFVKHRGLVVGILTASAATGQLLFLPLLAKISVGLGWRFSIYTTIAVLIVLIPIVAVWMKDHPYNAGVPPLGETEIVPPAPLYGNLFLAPLLALKDAVKSGTFWQLAGTFFFCGFSTNGLIGTHLIPACGDFGIPVVTAAGLLALMGMFDMVGTTLSGWLSDRFDSRWLLFWYYGLRGLSLIFLPYALNGGYTLLLVFAVFYGLDWIATVPPTVKITADHFGREKAGMVFGWILVAHQLGASAAAYGAGVMRQWLGSYTVPFVTAGFLCLFASLLAIRVINMRKSAAAIEA comes from the coding sequence ATGCCGCTAAGAAATAAAGCTCCCCGGTGGTATTATGGCTGGACTGTGGTATCGATCGTTTTTTTCGTATTGCTGGTATCGGCGGGCATTAGTTCGATTCCTAGCGTATTGATGCTGCAGTTTGAAAAAGAATTCGGCTGGAGCCGCTCTGCGGTGTCCGGCGCATTGTCGATCCGCATATTTCTGTACGGGTTGATGGGACCTTTCTCCGCTGCGCTGATGACCCGCTTTGGCGTTCGCCGCATCATGCTGCTGACGCTGGGTTTGCTGGCGGGCAGCTTAGCGTTAACATCGTTTATGACGGAGCTCTGGCAGTTCATCGCGCTTTGGGGTGTTGTCATAGGCCTGGCCACAGGGGCATTGGCTAACGTGCTGGGCGTTACGGTGGCAGGGCGCTGGTTCGTGAAGCACAGAGGGCTTGTTGTTGGCATTCTTACGGCCAGCGCGGCGACGGGGCAGCTGCTGTTCCTGCCTCTTCTGGCGAAGATCTCGGTTGGGCTCGGCTGGCGTTTTTCCATTTACACAACCATCGCGGTGTTGATCGTGCTGATTCCCATTGTGGCGGTTTGGATGAAAGATCATCCTTACAATGCCGGTGTTCCTCCGCTTGGAGAGACGGAGATCGTTCCGCCCGCACCGCTCTACGGCAATCTGTTTCTTGCTCCGCTGCTTGCGCTGAAGGATGCGGTGAAGAGCGGCACATTTTGGCAGCTGGCAGGCACTTTTTTCTTCTGCGGATTCTCGACCAACGGCCTTATCGGCACGCATCTGATTCCGGCCTGCGGCGACTTTGGCATCCCGGTTGTGACGGCTGCGGGGCTGCTCGCCCTGATGGGAATGTTCGATATGGTCGGTACGACGCTGTCGGGCTGGCTGTCCGACCGTTTTGACAGCAGATGGCTGCTGTTCTGGTATTATGGCCTTCGGGGATTGTCGCTTATCTTCCTGCCCTACGCATTGAACGGGGGTTATACGCTTCTGCTGGTATTTGCCGTATTCTACGGGCTGGACTGGATCGCAACCGTGCCGCCGACTGTCAAAATAACCGCTGATCATTTTGGCAGAGAGAAAGCGGGGATGGTATTCGGCTGGATTTTGGTCGCTCATCAGCTCGGCGCTTCAGCGGCCGCTTACGGCGCCGGCGTGATGAGACAATGGCTCGGCAGTTACACGGTTCCTTTCGTGACCGCAGGCTTTCTGTGCTTGTTCGCCTCGTTGCTGGCTATTAGAGTGATAAATATGCGTAAATCAGCTGCTGCCATTGAAGCCTGA
- a CDS encoding SDR family oxidoreductase: MLMLQNQKIVIIGGSSGIGLETAKQAIALGAEVIIASRSEDKLQKAKEQLGAKAAAYTLDTTDEQQVQAFFEKIGTFDHLVVSAAETSGGSFLHTDTAQARQLFENKFWGQYYAAKYGAPNIAANGSITLFSGVVAYKSMVGSSVLGAVNAAVSSLGQTLALELAPIRVNIVSPGIIDTPSRSKMAEDARNDFYTAVAGKLPVKRVGKAEDVAQSVLYLLQNGFVTGTVLHTEGGHILT, encoded by the coding sequence ATTCTCATGCTGCAAAATCAAAAAATCGTAATTATCGGCGGAAGCTCCGGCATTGGCCTGGAAACCGCTAAACAAGCAATTGCTCTTGGAGCAGAAGTGATCATTGCCAGCCGCTCGGAAGACAAACTGCAGAAGGCGAAAGAGCAACTGGGAGCCAAGGCTGCGGCTTATACGTTGGATACGACGGATGAACAGCAGGTACAAGCTTTTTTTGAAAAAATCGGGACGTTCGATCATCTTGTCGTTAGCGCGGCGGAAACATCCGGCGGGTCCTTCCTTCACACGGATACGGCGCAAGCCCGTCAGTTGTTCGAGAACAAATTTTGGGGTCAATACTATGCCGCTAAATACGGGGCGCCGAACATTGCAGCGAACGGTTCAATTACCTTATTCTCTGGCGTAGTCGCCTATAAATCGATGGTTGGATCGTCTGTATTGGGCGCGGTTAACGCGGCGGTGTCGAGTCTTGGCCAAACCTTGGCTTTGGAACTTGCTCCAATCCGTGTGAATATCGTGTCGCCGGGTATTATCGATACGCCTTCACGCAGCAAAATGGCTGAAGACGCGCGCAATGATTTCTACACTGCGGTAGCAGGCAAACTCCCGGTTAAGCGGGTGGGCAAAGCGGAGGATGTCGCACAAAGCGTACTCTACCTGCTCCAAAATGGCTTTGTGACCGGAACCGTCCTTCACACGGAAGGCGGACATATTTTAACATAA
- a CDS encoding DUF4395 domain-containing protein — translation MADTLKGIPRPLVRVNQSVIVLSVLLTWLTGFYWFLAIPLAAGLLGLIFHFNPVIRLSARFLRKDRSAYILEDEDQQSFNQTIAVLCLAAGLISYLGGYLISAYIFTAIVAAAAFVAILGFCIGCFIHYQWKMYTYRRKQGSPR, via the coding sequence ATGGCCGATACGTTAAAGGGGATTCCCAGACCGCTCGTCAGGGTCAATCAATCCGTCATTGTTTTGTCCGTGCTTCTGACCTGGTTAACCGGCTTTTACTGGTTTCTGGCCATTCCGCTGGCCGCCGGGCTGCTCGGCCTTATTTTTCACTTCAATCCTGTGATCCGCCTCTCTGCCCGGTTTCTGAGGAAAGACCGTTCCGCCTATATTCTCGAAGATGAGGATCAGCAAAGCTTCAATCAGACCATCGCCGTACTCTGCCTGGCCGCCGGGCTCATCAGCTATCTTGGCGGCTATTTAATCTCGGCGTATATTTTCACCGCTATTGTAGCTGCCGCGGCTTTCGTTGCCATACTCGGCTTCTGCATTGGCTGTTTCATCCATTATCAATGGAAAATGTACACCTATAGACGGAAACAAGGCAGCCCCCGCTGA
- a CDS encoding DHA2 family efflux MFS transporter permease subunit — protein sequence MQSTAIDLEKIRKMPILIALLLSGFIGMFSETALNVALSVLMDALNITPATAQWLTTAYLLTLGILVPISGLLLQRFTTRQLFIASLAFSIIGTFLAAASPSFGSLLIARVVQAMGTALLLPLLFNTILVLIPAEKRGAAMGMIGLVIMVAPATGPTIAGLLIENLSWHWIFWLPLPFLVIALIFGMIYMQNITEVTKPAIDWFSILLSTVGFGGVVFGFSSAGEADGWNNPKVLISIAVGVVSLVLFVWRQLTMKQPLMDLRAFKYPMFVVGLLMIFICMMVILAAMLILPLYLQNGQGFSPFKAGLMLLPGGLINGLMSPLMGRLFDKFGPKWLVIPGLIIVAATLWLFADINPASSVAFTIVLHSALMIGVSMVFMPAQTNGINQLPLELYPHGTAIMNTLQQVAGAVGTALAISIMTAGSKSYLESVENPQDPVHLIPAFTQGVQHAFIFATALTIIGLVIAFFLKRVVVRHPQEGSMH from the coding sequence ATGCAGTCTACAGCTATAGACCTGGAAAAGATCAGGAAAATGCCGATCCTGATCGCGCTGCTCCTTAGCGGCTTTATCGGCATGTTTAGTGAAACGGCGCTTAACGTCGCGCTTAGCGTATTGATGGACGCACTGAATATTACGCCGGCCACGGCCCAGTGGCTGACTACGGCTTATTTGCTGACCCTGGGAATTCTTGTGCCTATCTCGGGCCTGCTGCTTCAGCGGTTCACGACGAGACAATTGTTTATTGCCTCTTTGGCTTTCTCCATCATTGGAACGTTTCTGGCTGCCGCATCGCCAAGCTTCGGCTCTTTGCTGATTGCCCGGGTGGTGCAGGCGATGGGAACGGCGCTGCTGCTGCCGCTGTTGTTCAATACGATTCTGGTGCTTATTCCGGCTGAAAAAAGAGGCGCGGCCATGGGCATGATCGGCCTAGTCATTATGGTGGCACCTGCCACCGGCCCGACCATTGCCGGTCTGCTTATTGAGAACCTGAGCTGGCATTGGATTTTCTGGCTGCCGCTGCCGTTTCTCGTAATCGCACTGATTTTTGGCATGATATATATGCAAAATATAACGGAGGTAACAAAGCCCGCGATCGATTGGTTCTCGATTCTGCTCTCCACCGTCGGCTTCGGCGGCGTCGTATTTGGCTTCAGCAGCGCAGGAGAAGCGGATGGCTGGAACAATCCCAAAGTGCTCATATCCATCGCCGTCGGAGTTGTGTCGCTGGTGCTGTTCGTATGGCGCCAGTTGACGATGAAGCAGCCGCTGATGGATTTGCGCGCGTTCAAGTATCCGATGTTTGTCGTTGGATTGCTGATGATTTTTATCTGTATGATGGTCATTCTGGCCGCCATGCTGATCCTTCCGCTGTATCTTCAGAATGGACAAGGGTTTAGTCCGTTCAAGGCCGGGCTTATGCTGCTTCCGGGGGGACTTATCAATGGCTTGATGTCGCCGCTAATGGGCAGGCTGTTCGATAAATTCGGGCCGAAGTGGCTTGTTATTCCGGGTCTGATTATTGTTGCAGCGACGCTGTGGCTCTTTGCGGACATTAACCCGGCTTCCTCGGTTGCGTTCACGATTGTGCTGCACAGCGCGCTGATGATCGGCGTATCGATGGTGTTCATGCCGGCGCAGACGAACGGTATTAACCAGCTCCCGCTTGAGCTGTATCCGCATGGCACAGCCATTATGAACACGCTCCAGCAGGTTGCCGGAGCTGTTGGCACGGCGCTTGCCATCAGCATCATGACGGCTGGCTCCAAAAGTTACCTGGAGAGCGTGGAGAATCCGCAGGACCCGGTTCATCTGATTCCAGCTTTTACTCAAGGGGTTCAGCACGCCTTTATCTTCGCTACGGCACTGACCATTATCGGTCTCGTCATCGCTTTCTTCCTGAAGCGTGTTGTCGTCCGCCATCCGCAGGAAGGCTCTATGCACTAA
- a CDS encoding metallophosphoesterase produces the protein MKRIRLILSIAGGVLLLGLVNFYIGYHAWLLVRNWLPGMSQTVFWPVFWVIALAYIICRTPLPPVLKPLARFLKVIGSYYLALMQFAIILLPVADLLYWILSLAGTDVSGYISEAGAVIVALLAVFIVWGSRNAWSTVLRVHTLGLPKQFERDLTIAVASDLHLGDIVGNRHLKKMVNRMNAMQPDIVLFAGDVLDDSVEPFVRHRMSEQLGKLKARYGVFAVLGNHEYYGGDIKKYTDLMNEVGIRVLQDEVAETAGVYIVGRKDKAAESMDSEGRKSVASLLEGLDLTRPVIMMDHQPTGFEAAAKAGVDVLLSGHTHRGQIAPIHWITRRLFELDWGYLNKENLHVIVSSGYGTWGPPIRLASRSEIIGLSLNTN, from the coding sequence ATGAAGAGAATAAGATTGATCCTTTCCATTGCTGGAGGCGTACTGCTGCTCGGCCTGGTCAATTTCTATATCGGCTACCATGCGTGGCTGCTTGTACGGAATTGGCTTCCCGGGATGAGCCAGACAGTGTTCTGGCCGGTCTTTTGGGTAATCGCTCTAGCATATATTATTTGCAGAACTCCCCTGCCGCCTGTTCTTAAGCCGCTCGCCAGATTTCTTAAGGTCATCGGCTCGTATTATCTGGCCCTGATGCAGTTTGCTATCATTCTATTGCCCGTGGCTGATTTGCTCTACTGGATTTTATCCCTTGCTGGCACCGATGTTTCCGGTTATATATCCGAAGCGGGCGCGGTAATTGTGGCGCTGCTGGCGGTATTTATCGTGTGGGGCTCCCGGAATGCGTGGAGCACGGTGCTGCGCGTTCACACGCTTGGGCTTCCCAAGCAGTTTGAGAGAGATCTAACGATCGCCGTCGCATCCGACCTTCATCTTGGCGACATTGTCGGCAACCGTCATTTGAAGAAAATGGTCAACCGGATGAATGCGATGCAGCCGGATATTGTTTTATTTGCGGGGGATGTGCTTGATGACAGCGTGGAGCCGTTCGTCCGCCACCGGATGAGCGAGCAGCTAGGCAAGCTGAAGGCCCGTTACGGCGTGTTCGCCGTGCTGGGCAATCATGAATATTATGGCGGGGATATCAAGAAATATACGGATCTAATGAACGAAGTTGGCATACGCGTGCTTCAGGACGAGGTAGCCGAGACCGCCGGAGTATACATTGTAGGCAGGAAGGACAAAGCGGCGGAGAGTATGGACAGCGAAGGCCGCAAGAGTGTCGCCTCCCTGCTGGAAGGTCTGGATTTGACGCGTCCCGTCATCATGATGGATCACCAGCCGACAGGATTTGAGGCCGCCGCCAAGGCCGGCGTTGACGTGCTTCTCTCCGGGCACACGCACCGGGGACAAATCGCGCCCATCCACTGGATTACAAGACGTCTGTTCGAGCTGGACTGGGGCTATCTGAATAAAGAGAATCTGCATGTCATTGTTTCTTCCGGATATGGAACCTGGGGTCCGCCGATCCGCCTGGCCAGCCGGTCGGAGATCATCGGCCTGTCGCTTAACACTAATTAA
- a CDS encoding DUF421 domain-containing protein produces MPTWLEVIFRTMFAVVVLFLLTKMLGKRQVSQLSFFEYITGITLGSLAAYVSMDTDKHWHLGMIAILVWTVISFGIEFLQLKSKRARDFIDFKATVLIKDGKILEENMKKERLTTDELLEMLRGKDVFKVADVEFAIMESSGEINVLLTRENQPLTAKHLGIKVAPEKETQAVIMDGKLMPEALDMMGKTPKWLLDELEKQELNLQDIYLGQVDAYGDLTVDLYADNAQVPQPQEKPELYALLKKCEADLELFGLSANNKDTKKLYEQCSSQLQGVIDELKPLLTT; encoded by the coding sequence ATGCCAACTTGGCTGGAGGTTATTTTTCGGACCATGTTCGCGGTGGTCGTACTTTTTCTGTTAACAAAGATGCTTGGCAAAAGACAGGTATCCCAGCTTTCTTTTTTCGAATATATTACGGGGATTACGCTTGGCAGTTTGGCAGCTTACGTCTCGATGGATACGGATAAGCACTGGCATCTGGGTATGATCGCGATTCTGGTATGGACCGTTATTTCTTTTGGAATCGAATTTCTGCAGCTCAAGAGCAAGAGAGCCAGAGACTTTATCGATTTTAAAGCGACTGTGCTGATCAAGGACGGCAAGATCCTCGAAGAGAATATGAAAAAAGAGCGTCTGACGACGGACGAGCTGCTGGAAATGCTGCGGGGAAAGGACGTATTCAAGGTGGCCGATGTGGAGTTTGCAATTATGGAGTCAAGCGGAGAGATCAATGTGCTGCTGACTCGCGAGAATCAACCGCTTACTGCGAAGCATCTGGGAATTAAGGTGGCTCCGGAAAAAGAAACCCAGGCTGTCATTATGGACGGAAAATTGATGCCTGAAGCGCTTGATATGATGGGGAAGACTCCAAAGTGGCTGCTGGATGAGCTTGAGAAGCAGGAGCTTAACTTGCAGGACATTTACTTGGGCCAAGTCGATGCCTACGGGGATCTGACTGTCGATTTGTATGCAGATAATGCTCAAGTCCCTCAGCCGCAGGAGAAGCCGGAGCTATACGCCCTGTTGAAAAAATGCGAAGCCGATTTGGAACTGTTCGGACTGTCCGCTAATAATAAGGACACCAAAAAGCTGTACGAGCAATGCTCGTCCCAGCTTCAGGGAGTGATTGACGAGCTTAAACCGCTGCTGACTACTTAA
- a CDS encoding ABC transporter ATP-binding protein: protein MSNVVEIRGVSKSFERFALNQVQFEVKKGFITGLIGPNGAGKSTLIKIMMDMVRPSSGEVRIFGSMLADNPGLKERIGYVSDENYFYENMTIRNMRKMIAPFYQHWDDAAFTRYLDLFELSEKSKVKDLSRGMKMKFSLAVALSHDADLLLMDEPTAGLDPVFRRELLDLLGEQILDENKSIVFSTHNTTDLDRIADYIVFMNRGKVVFNDNKDKILERYVLVKGGRELLDKDVLKYFVGVREGAHGFEALAPDRREAERAFQGNALLEAPTLEDIMYFTVKGGKAHV, encoded by the coding sequence ATGAGCAATGTGGTGGAAATTCGGGGAGTTTCGAAGTCTTTTGAACGGTTTGCGCTGAATCAGGTGCAGTTTGAGGTGAAAAAAGGGTTTATCACCGGATTGATCGGACCCAATGGCGCCGGGAAGAGTACGCTGATCAAGATTATGATGGATATGGTGCGTCCCAGCAGCGGGGAGGTACGAATCTTCGGCAGTATGCTTGCGGATAACCCAGGCCTCAAGGAACGCATCGGGTACGTCTCCGATGAGAACTATTTCTATGAGAATATGACGATCCGGAATATGAGAAAAATGATTGCTCCTTTTTATCAACATTGGGATGATGCAGCCTTTACCCGGTACCTGGACCTGTTTGAGCTGTCCGAAAAGTCCAAAGTCAAGGACCTGTCGAGAGGGATGAAGATGAAGTTCTCGCTGGCGGTGGCGCTGTCCCACGATGCGGACCTGCTGCTTATGGACGAACCGACCGCTGGGCTCGATCCTGTCTTCCGCAGGGAACTCTTGGATTTGCTCGGGGAGCAAATACTCGACGAGAACAAGTCGATCGTCTTCTCGACTCACAATACGACGGATCTCGACCGGATCGCGGACTATATCGTTTTCATGAACCGGGGGAAAGTCGTCTTCAACGACAATAAAGATAAAATACTGGAACGGTATGTGCTGGTCAAGGGCGGTCGCGAGCTGCTGGACAAGGATGTACTGAAGTATTTTGTCGGGGTCAGGGAAGGGGCTCACGGGTTCGAAGCCTTGGCGCCGGACCGGCGGGAAGCGGAAAGG
- a CDS encoding winged helix-turn-helix transcriptional regulator — MSKVEPIVLTKGTPGEPCPIAKTLDVIGTKWTFLIIRDLLIEGTMRFSDLLRSMDGISPKTLSLRLKELEDHGVLERTVYPEVPPRVEYTLTEKGKRLEGIFIELKRFGLHL, encoded by the coding sequence ATGAGTAAAGTCGAACCGATCGTTCTGACCAAAGGAACACCGGGCGAGCCTTGCCCCATTGCCAAAACGCTGGATGTCATTGGGACGAAATGGACCTTTTTAATTATTCGGGATCTGCTTATCGAAGGAACGATGCGTTTCAGCGACCTGCTGAGATCCATGGATGGAATTAGTCCGAAGACACTGTCGCTTCGTCTTAAAGAATTGGAGGACCATGGGGTACTGGAAAGAACGGTATATCCGGAGGTTCCTCCGCGTGTAGAATATACGTTAACGGAGAAAGGGAAACGGCTTGAGGGGATTTTTATTGAATTAAAGAGATTTGGGTTGCATTTGTAA
- a CDS encoding bacteriohemerythrin, which translates to MAKGSDTDMIAWRESYEIGVEKIDCQHRQLLVKLNEFFDACSNQQGREKIEETLKFLKDYTIEHFGSEEELMNDIHFPELAEHQKEHADFVKTVLELEEAIQTKGVSVLTTIKLNRTLTDWLITHINKCDKLIGDYMAEQRAKA; encoded by the coding sequence ATGGCAAAAGGAAGCGATACGGACATGATAGCCTGGCGGGAATCGTACGAAATTGGAGTAGAGAAAATCGATTGTCAGCACAGACAGCTGCTGGTCAAGCTGAACGAGTTCTTTGATGCCTGCTCGAATCAGCAAGGGCGCGAGAAGATCGAAGAGACACTCAAGTTTTTAAAGGACTACACCATTGAGCATTTCGGCAGTGAAGAGGAATTGATGAATGACATCCACTTCCCGGAATTAGCTGAGCATCAGAAGGAGCATGCCGATTTCGTCAAGACGGTTCTTGAGCTGGAAGAAGCAATCCAGACCAAAGGTGTCTCCGTTCTGACTACCATCAAGCTGAACCGCACTTTGACGGACTGGCTGATTACCCACATTAACAAATGCGACAAGCTGATTGGGGATTACATGGCCGAACAGCGTGCGAAAGCGTAG
- a CDS encoding NAD(P)H-dependent oxidoreductase yields MKNILIINGHQKYGSAEGKLNQTLVDSMVSYLSEQNQVQTTTIQNGYNILEEHKKFLWADVVIYQTPIYWFSVPGLLKTYMDEVYEYGVFFKGADEYGKGGLLTGKKYMFSTTWNAPEKAFNDPAQFFKGESLEGALAHLHRVQEFLGMQPLKSFACYDVIKNPKLDKFVSELGAHLNEVLNY; encoded by the coding sequence ATGAAAAATATACTTATCATTAACGGTCACCAAAAATATGGTTCAGCAGAGGGGAAATTGAACCAAACCCTGGTGGATAGCATGGTGAGTTATTTAAGTGAACAGAATCAAGTGCAAACCACAACGATTCAAAACGGATACAACATCCTAGAAGAGCATAAGAAATTTCTTTGGGCGGATGTAGTCATTTACCAAACTCCGATCTACTGGTTCAGTGTTCCCGGGCTGCTCAAGACGTATATGGATGAAGTTTATGAATACGGCGTATTTTTCAAGGGTGCGGATGAATATGGAAAAGGCGGGCTGTTAACCGGCAAGAAATATATGTTCTCGACAACCTGGAATGCCCCGGAAAAAGCATTTAACGATCCGGCGCAGTTCTTTAAAGGGGAGAGCTTGGAAGGAGCGCTCGCTCATTTGCACCGTGTGCAGGAATTTCTCGGCATGCAGCCTTTGAAGAGCTTCGCTTGCTACGATGTCATCAAAAATCCGAAGCTGGACAAATTCGTATCCGAACTGGGTGCGCATTTAAATGAAGTGCTGAATTACTAA
- a CDS encoding PadR family transcriptional regulator yields MKGSTGTMLLTLLSRRPLYGYEMLRELERRSEGVFSLKEGTLYPILHSMEAEGWVEAYWEAVNGRNRKYYRITDKGSRILNQKKTEWALFRNAVDSVIGEGGV; encoded by the coding sequence ATGAAAGGCAGCACCGGCACTATGCTGCTTACGCTGCTGAGCCGTCGGCCGCTGTATGGCTATGAGATGCTTAGGGAACTGGAACGCCGATCCGAAGGGGTATTTTCCCTCAAGGAAGGAACGCTCTATCCCATTCTGCACAGCATGGAAGCCGAAGGCTGGGTCGAAGCCTATTGGGAAGCCGTAAACGGCCGGAACCGGAAGTATTACCGGATAACGGACAAAGGAAGCAGGATATTAAACCAGAAGAAAACAGAGTGGGCCTTGTTCCGTAATGCCGTCGATTCCGTGATTGGGGAAGGAGGAGTATGA
- a CDS encoding FtsW/RodA/SpoVE family cell cycle protein, with translation MKDYNEMSPYLKRVCAQVRARAIHLELRRELGSHLIDLANERESQGWEREEAVQWAMQQMGDPETVGKSLNRIHRPRINWGLLAGALLFAGSGIIGMFSLSGSSYAGTQMNTALPQFGEKHLGYVCMAVILMLILSLVDYRKLRSLSWPLYFLTLAGMLAVQFSGNMVNGINRWLVLPLHFAIDVMGWNPYLLIIALAGIWVGSGIQKTGGKLPINGWRAIPLIGVPCLIYLQGPVLPEMLLFAGVSLILFAWLSGKWLRVVLLAALATAAGLLAAFNTDYYFDRISAALNPTMFADGAGYTQIKLIEAIASAGWWGHGFGAANEQLPYLYSDMIFPYLIYTFGWAAGFFLAGLILWFVIRTIQAWFSVHDLYGKTLIAGVALILAFQLVYGVLKLSGHALIIDLPLPFISYGGSHLLIEYGALGLLLSVYRRKDLIPGSSASLSKKF, from the coding sequence ATGAAGGATTATAATGAGATGAGTCCTTATCTTAAACGAGTGTGCGCACAGGTAAGAGCGCGAGCCATACACCTGGAACTGCGGAGGGAACTTGGGAGCCATCTGATTGACCTGGCGAATGAAAGGGAGAGTCAAGGCTGGGAACGTGAGGAAGCCGTCCAGTGGGCGATGCAGCAGATGGGCGATCCCGAAACCGTTGGAAAGAGCCTTAATCGTATACATAGACCGAGAATCAATTGGGGATTGCTGGCGGGAGCTCTGTTGTTTGCGGGCAGCGGAATTATTGGGATGTTCTCTTTGAGCGGTTCCTCATACGCGGGTACCCAAATGAATACGGCCCTTCCCCAGTTTGGGGAAAAGCATCTTGGATATGTATGCATGGCGGTGATCCTGATGTTGATCCTGTCACTAGTGGACTATCGTAAGCTGAGAAGCCTGTCTTGGCCGCTTTACTTCCTGACATTGGCGGGTATGCTGGCTGTCCAATTCAGCGGGAATATGGTAAACGGGATTAACCGATGGTTAGTTCTCCCCTTACATTTCGCTATCGATGTGATGGGCTGGAATCCTTATCTGCTCATCATCGCTCTGGCAGGTATCTGGGTGGGCAGCGGAATTCAAAAGACAGGCGGAAAGCTCCCAATCAATGGGTGGCGGGCGATTCCGCTGATTGGAGTACCTTGTCTGATTTATTTGCAGGGGCCTGTCCTGCCAGAGATGCTTCTTTTTGCAGGAGTGTCCCTTATTCTGTTCGCCTGGTTATCCGGCAAATGGTTAAGAGTTGTTCTCTTGGCTGCGTTAGCGACCGCGGCGGGTTTACTGGCTGCATTTAATACGGATTATTATTTCGATAGGATCTCCGCTGCGCTAAATCCGACAATGTTCGCCGACGGCGCAGGATATACCCAGATCAAGCTGATCGAGGCTATCGCTTCCGCTGGATGGTGGGGTCACGGCTTTGGAGCGGCCAATGAACAGCTGCCTTACCTTTATTCCGATATGATTTTTCCGTATTTGATTTACACCTTTGGCTGGGCAGCAGGCTTCTTCCTTGCGGGGCTTATTCTTTGGTTTGTTATACGAACGATACAAGCTTGGTTCTCCGTGCATGACCTCTACGGTAAAACCTTAATTGCTGGCGTTGCGCTGATTCTTGCCTTTCAGCTTGTGTACGGGGTGCTCAAATTAAGCGGACACGCTCTCATCATCGACTTGCCGCTGCCATTTATCAGTTATGGCGGAAGCCATCTGCTGATCGAATACGGCGCGCTAGGGCTGCTGCTTAGCGTATATCGCAGAAAAGATCTTATTCCGGGCTCGTCCGCCTCACTCAGCAAGAAATTCTAG
- a CDS encoding DUF1657 domain-containing protein: MTVASDVKTCLSSLKSAQASLEQFALSTQNQQAKTLFTSAAQQTQQIVQQVESRVQDLENEEPQYKGF, from the coding sequence ATGACTGTAGCTTCCGATGTAAAAACTTGCCTTTCATCACTGAAAAGCGCTCAAGCCAGCCTTGAACAGTTCGCACTGAGCACTCAAAATCAGCAAGCCAAAACACTGTTCACTAGTGCCGCGCAGCAAACTCAGCAAATCGTACAACAAGTGGAAAGCCGGGTTCAGGACCTGGAAAATGAAGAGCCACAATACAAAGGGTTTTAA
- a CDS encoding GntR family transcriptional regulator, with the protein MNIILSNSSGEPIYAQIVSQIRQLILQGELTAGAPLPSIRQLAKDLQISVITTKRAYEELEREGLVNSLVGKGSFVSGMNQQYIREQRYRLLEDKMKEVLEESRLLGIGFAEMVDIFKTLGEEEQE; encoded by the coding sequence ATGAACATTATTTTATCCAACTCATCGGGAGAACCGATTTATGCGCAGATTGTAAGCCAGATCCGGCAGTTGATTTTACAGGGCGAGCTTACCGCAGGGGCCCCCCTGCCTTCGATCCGTCAATTGGCTAAGGATTTGCAGATCAGCGTCATTACGACAAAGCGTGCATACGAGGAATTAGAGCGGGAAGGTCTTGTCAATTCTCTAGTGGGGAAAGGCTCCTTTGTGTCCGGTATGAATCAGCAGTACATCCGTGAACAGCGATACCGGCTCTTGGAGGACAAGATGAAAGAAGTGTTGGAGGAGAGCAGACTGCTGGGGATCGGGTTTGCGGAAATGGTAGACATATTCAAGACGCTGGGCGAGGAGGAGCAAGAATGA